A window of Chitinophagales bacterium genomic DNA:
AGCTACATTACTTATCCTGCTGATGCCAAGCTGATCTGGAACGGTTGTGCGCATGTCTATCAGATGTTGTGCACCGTACGCAAGGCACTTAAGCTTCGCCGCACCCGCAGCAATCACAACCGGCAACAGCAGCAGTATTACAACCTTGTAAAGCGAAAGAAAAAATCCCGCCGGCTGAGCCGTAAAACATGCCGCAGCTTGCTGAAGTATTTAGACCGGCTCATGGGTAACCTGAGCAAGTTGCTCGATATACAAAATCAGGTGACCTTGAGCAAAAGGCAACACCGTCGGTTGCAGGTGATAGAGAAAATGAAACGGCAGCAATGGCTGCTTCACTTCGGCAAACAAAGCCACGTCCCGCACCGCATTGTTTCATTACACAAACCCTACGTACGTCCCATTCTGCGGGGCAAGGAAGTAAAGCCTGTGGAGTTTGGCTGCAAGGTCAATAAGCTCCAGGTCGATGGCATCAGCTTTATCGAACACTATAGTTACGAAGCCTTCAACGAAGGCACCCGGCTGATCAGTACCATTCACCTGCAGCGGCGTTACTTCGGTAAGTGCAGCGCAATAGGAGCCGATGCGATCTACGCAACTAATAAAAACCGAACCTACTGCACCGACAAAAAAATTGCTACCTGCTTTATACCTAAAGGAAAACAAGGACCTGTGCAAGAACAGAAA
This region includes:
- a CDS encoding transposase; its protein translation is MYSNLLFEQTFSIQQHAFFHTDLGKLRQALPLKQLAEQIAPPRSELSGRGRKPWLTVEGALALEVLKHHLRLSDQALIERLNTDWAMQMFCGIQLRQKRISDLDLPSRWRSYIGKHLDIDKSQLACVKAWKQYMENTHAALTDATVYESYITYPADAKLIWNGCAHVYQMLCTVRKALKLRRTRSNHNRQQQQYYNLVKRKKKSRRLSRKTCRSLLKYLDRLMGNLSKLLDIQNQVTLSKRQHRRLQVIEKMKRQQWLLHFGKQSHVPHRIVSLHKPYVRPILRGKEVKPVEFGCKVNKLQVDGISFIEHYSYEAFNEGTRLISTIHLQRRYFGKCSAIGADAIYATNKNRTYCTDKKIATCFIPKGKQGPVQEQKSQMRSLLAKARSTQLEGSFGNEKNHYLLDKIKARTQDTEIAWIFFGMLTANAAVITHRIGRQQKSIRAA